The genomic window CGCGCAGGATCCCAGCGAAATCAGATTTCCTGGTGAGGTTGCGTGGGTGGattaatttggaaaaagaaacTGCCTATATCTTGCCATCAAAAAACTCACGGAGGAGAAGCGCAGTCAATCAACAGTAAACTTGAGAGATCCCGGATGCTTCCGTTGTTTAAACTTGTATGCTTGAAAATTATCTGAGAGGCAATAAACATctgctcctttcttccctctccagAAGTCGATTGGAATATTAAGCCCAGGAGTTGCTTGGGGGACGGCTGCAAGGGCAATGTCTTCCAAGTTCTTCCTAATGGCTTTGGCCATATTTCTCTCCTTCGCCCAGGTTGTAATAGAAGCTAATTCTTGGTGGTAAGTTTATCCTATATGCATATTCTTTTACTTTAAGATGCGTTTGTATTGTATAATGAATGCTGCAGTATTCTCAAGTCGTGAATTTGGGTGCATttatgtaacacacacacacatatatatattatatatatatttatatatgtgtgtatatatgaacataaaaatgtatctttaaatcaaatttttctttaaattttgtgaattaaaatttttgctaatttttaaCACTGTGAAGCTTATCTTGAGCTCCATAGGGAATAGAAGCTATAAATTtaacttttggttttttttgaggTTCAGATTATGTTTGTAGTACATCATGTAATTAAGGGAAACCAGAATTCACTTCTCTAATAATTGTAAGCCCATCTATAAAATGTGCTTTTAGCTACCTCTAGGTAGTAAAAGTGAGTTCCAACACTTTATTTTCTGTCACTTGAGGTCACTAATTTTCAGGGTCTAAGGTAGGCAGAGTTACTAGGAAGATAGCTAAACTCCAAGTGGGGAAGTACTGGGGGCTTGAAATTTAATCAAAAGAGGTTATCTTGAGTAGTTCAGTGTCCCTAAATGCGGGTTTCTTGCTGGTAGGGGCCTAGAGGGTAGACTGCATTATATCTAGAGGATTATTTTTGACTgcgttctgtttttttttttttttactgtaaatgAACAGTGTTTTTCTGTCAAACATGACTTCTGTTCCCCGGATACTCTGTCTTGGGTCCCTCACAGTCACATAAGGAGCCCTTTTAAAACGTCCAGAACAGGGTGAATTTTCTTCCGTCTGTATACTTGTCCTCCTGTTTCGTCCATCAGTCAAAAGGAACTGCTATCTCCTACCCGTGTCGAATTGTGTCTGCTTTCGGTATTCATACATTTTCAAGCAGATCGGTCCAATTTGTGGGGCAAAGTGAGTCATTTTCTCTCGTCAGACGCCCATCCCCCCCCCCCGACTGCCTTTTACCCCATTTCTGGTGTGGAATATCAGAAATTTTGGTTCAGGTATATGGCAGAAAGGGGCAAGGAGGGGAGTGAGAACTCTAGCTGAGAAGCCAGATGGCGGGATAGGGGCTATACAATGCCTCCGTTTTCTGAGTGGAGTTTAAACAGAGGAGTTCTATGAAGCCCGTCTCATACTTTGTCATGAGGACAAGCAGGAGAGAAAAAGCATCTGTGTGCTTAAACTTCTGTATTGCTGACATGTTTTCAGGGGGCCCACCTTGAGAGTTCACGTAAATCTTGAATGCACATCTCCCCCCCTTTTTAGGTCGCTAGGTATGAATAACCCTGTTCAGATGTCAGAAGTATATATCATAGGCGCGCAGCCTCTCTGCAGCCAACTGGCAGGACtttcccaaggacagaagaaacTCTGCCACTTGTATCAGGACCACATGCAGTACATTGGAGAGGGCGCCAAGACGGGCATCAAAGAGTGCCAGTATCAGTTCCGACACCGGCGGTGGAACTGCAGCACCGTGGATAACACCTCTGTCTTCGGCAGGGTCATGCAGATCGGTAGGAAATCGTTTCAGATATTGTTAACTACATAGAAACTCTTCTCCTAGGAAACGTCTCTAGTGTTTTACTCAGAGCTTCATCTGATGGGACTGTCCCAGCAGGGTGGCGGCCTGGGACTTCTGTCACTATGGCTGTGTTCGTGCCTGTCCTCTAGATGGCTAATGATAAGTTTGGGACTTTTTGAATTAGATCAGGAGGGGGTGGGCATCAACTACACCTTCATTTTTCTGATCACTTAATTTTCCTAAAAAGCATTTTGTGTAAAATAGTACCAGAACGCTTATTTTGGTTTCACAAAAGTAGATGGGGAAAGCTGAGTCATTTCTGTCCTTAAACTTCAAAACTCTTAACTGTTAGAAGTTTCCTAACCTAAGCCACAATTCAGATGGCCCAGACATCAAACTGAAAGTTGCCATCTTGCAGAATGCTGGATGAGCGGCATGTAAGTAAGGTTTTAATTTTCCTAATACAGATATTTCCTAAAGCTATCTATCGAGATATATGTTAGACACTTTACTTTTAGTCCCAGGAAGAATTTTAATTAGAAGTGATCCAATTTACATTTGTGTTGGCCATTGATATAAGAACACCTGCTTCAAAGGGCATCCTGGAAACTTAAAAGTGTTCAATATATCTTTCACAGTccagttctttatttttaaatgtgttgttgaaCTTGTTATTCTATTCAGGGAGAAGGTGGCACTAAAACTGGGCTAAAGGCAAAGAATTTGGAAAATCAGTCTGCCTCTGGTTTGGTTGAATAGCGTAGGCTACAGTCTGACAGATGTGGTCCTGTGTGTGTTTGCTAGTGAATATTTTTGGTCTCTTTACTTTTATGCAAACAAGCCCATATAATTAATATGACTGCAGTGACTCCTAAAATAAGAAGCAATTTATCAAAGCAATTAACTATTTATACTGACTGAagataaaaagttggcttaatgtcCGTCACGGATggataaaatgctttttaaaaaaaccctgaaaagtGCATTCATTGAGAACAAAAAAGAGTTGTCAGTGGATGTTTGAGCCAAGTGGCTTCATAAACAACTAAAATAATACAGGACTGGAAGCCGTTCCTCTAATTGAATGGGAGAACGGTCTGCAGCCTCAGCCTACAGAGCCTCCTAGGGCTTTCCTGTTAATGATTAAAATGTGCTAATGCATATTCTGGGACCTGAATCTAGGAATTAAGCTTCAGGAACACAGGAGTTTTCCCCAAATATGGGCTGCCTTATGTGGTTAACTTGGGGTGTAGTGAAGATTTAATTCTCCTGCATTTTGATGATATTGTGAGTGATCCAAAAACATCTTTCTTTGTCAGCTATATCACAGTAACCTCTCAGCTTTGTCTTCACCTTTGCCTTATGTGGTCCCTCTATCTGCCTTCCTCTCAAACTTTGGGAGTTTTCCCCATGTGTATGAGTTAGTGAAAATCATATACCTCTGATGGTAACAAGGAAGGAAAACAGCAATTGGAACTGTTTTTCTGTATAGTCACTGGAACACAGCTTTGATTTAAGATCCTCTTTGTATGTAGCCTGTTTGGGGCCAAAATGTTCAGAATAAGCTATCATTTGCTAAGTGGATTTGAGCTCTGCtgaagatttatttaaaatgtggtcCAAGATTCAAAGAGCCTGCTTCCTCAGGGAACAAGCAGAACCCCTGGTACAAAGGCCTGTGTTTAATTGTCCCCTGTCGACTCTCTGGTCCTTAGCTGTGTGGCACCGTCTTGGTTGATGGGAAGTAGGCAGGAGCGGACGCTCGTGATGGCCCCAGAGGAGGGAGCCCTCCTGGGTCCGACCATCCCCAAGGCCCCCTCGACAAAGGGTCCTCAGGTGGCCGAGCTCTCAGGGCAGACAGCTGCTGCAGGGTGGCTCATGGTGGAACACAGGGCCttagagagagagatgaaaactCAATCGATTTTTATGGAAGAGGAACATGAACCCCACCCCAACGGTGGAAAAGttccttcattttcacttttctactTTAGGGTTTGTTAGATGAGAATGAGCTAAGGGAAATTTTGAAACACCTTTGATGCGAAGTGTGTGGGTGCCCACTCCAGAGCATGGAGGTCACCAGGGACGTGGAAGGTGGCTCTCCTCCCTGAGAGCCCCTATGATGGGGCCAGTGTCTGAGACGCAGGCTGCCACCCCCAAGCGCTCACCTACATTCTCGAGAGGCCGGTCCAGGCGCTGTACACAGTCGCCTCCTCATTATGAAAACTTCCTCATTTTTCATCGTGCCAGCCTTTCCTTCCAGCTCTTGTCTCCGGCTTGCCTTTGTTTGCCTGCTGTGAAAAGATGTGTAAGAAAGGCGCCGTCCCCAGAGGGTGAGGACAGGAGAGGCTGATCTCTCAGGGCGGAGCTGTCACCGGATGCAGTACTGCTTCCAGGAGGACTGGGTCCCCACGCTGCAGCCAGAGTGCACTTCTGGTGCTGACGTTTTCCCTGCAGTGACCAGCTAGCTTAGAGATTGCtaccaggtttgatttctgggacaaaaaaagaaaatggtcaaGAATAGCACTGTCGTGCTTTGTATAAAATCCCTTTGATGCTCTCTGTATGCAGGACAgtgttttttctcttcctctgtctccagaGGATGGTTTCTCTCTTCCTCAAGCTACCTCTGTATTCTACgggtctcccgtccacaggctTTTCTGTACTATCAGTGTTAATCCTCAGATCACTCCCTAGGATCTGTCTGCTTTCCTCATTTCGCACCACTCCCTTGATGTTCTCTGCCTTGCTAATTCAGCTAGATAGATGGAACACCCCCACAGGAACTTTCTGGATCCTCCTGCCAACCACCAGCACACTCCTCAAGTTATTCATTTTTTACAATGTGGGGGGGAAGGTTTGGTAAATCAGAGCCATCGCCATTTCTGAGAGGGGAATCACAAGTGGTCGCAGATTGAGGGGCAGAAGCTCAAAGGAAGGGCAGTCTGCAGGTTCCCCGAGTTGGCAGAGCCACCCTCCTGCAGGATGGCCCCTGAGTACTATGGTCAGCTGTTGCTGTGATTCCCTACCCCCACCAAAAAAAGCTCTTTAAGAGAAACTGATCCTGGTACAGGGATCCCAGTGTCAGAAGGAGCCTTTTTCCCCCTGGGCATCTAATTCAATACCCttattttatagttgaggaaaatGAGGCCCCCTCATCACCCCGTGCCCCTAGGCCCAGCTTCAGCTGGCCGGGTATTAACCCTTCTCCCTCGTAGTATGACACTTTCATTAAGTGACTTCTTGTCCCATGTAGAAATGTCTCTGGGTACAAGTGGAAACTGGAAATTAAGATAGTCTATCCTCACCTCCGTTTTTCTCCATACAAATAGGGCTCATATAGAACTGTTTGACAGGGAGACATTCTTTACAAGTTTTAGGGAAGGAgaccctttctcttcttttctccttaagACTGTATTTTCCCCCTCTTTGTGTTGCCTTCCTGACACTTGGGAGTCAGAGGCTGCTGCGGAGTCGCAGAAGTGACATTAAAGAACGGCAGGCTGTTGTGCAAGTAAGATACCTTCTTGAGTGAGAAGCATCAGGCCGGTCAGCTTGGGAACTGAGAAGAGTGGAGAGTTTCATTTGTAACTCTCTAGGAACCGATTGATAAATATCCTCTGGGGAAGTCAGGAGCCTTGTTCTGAGTCAGACTTGATGCTGCAAATGGAGGAAGGGGAAGCCAGGTTACTACCAGTGGGGCCACAGGAGCGGGAAGGGAGGGGCGGCTGCAGTGTGTGGCTTCCCTGGGAGCCCAGGGCTTTCAGTGGCTCTGAGCCTCTGTGCTCCTGTGCTGTGGGTCACTCAGAATGAAAATAGtaacaaatgtttaaaataagtGTCAAGAAGTCTACCCCAATTGTGTGTTTTCTTCCCTTGGTGACTTCTTTCCTAGGCATTTGGGTTATTTTCAGAAGAGGTGTATAGAACAATCCATCTCTGAGCATCCCGCCTTGGGCCCTGCGTGAAATGGCAGAGCAGAGGTGGGGTGTGTGGGTGTTAATACCCTCCGGGCTGGTTTCTGCGTGTTGGGGCGGAGGGCCTGGGTCCTGGGGCCTTCTAGTTCCCCCTCTAGGAGCCGGGTAGGTGTTCGCCGTCCCGGGGGCGCCCGCTGACCGGTCCTCGCCCGCAGGCAGCCGCGAGACGGCCTTCACGTACGCGGTGAGCGCCGCGGGGGTGGTCAACGCCATGAGCCGCGCCTGCCGCGAGGGCGAGCTGTCCACCTGCGGCTGCAGCCGCGCCGCGCGCCCCAAGGACCTGCCGCGGGACTGGCTGTGGGGCGGCTGCGGCGACAACATCGACTACGGCTACCGCTTCGCCAAGGAGTTCGTGGACGCCCGCGAGCGGGAGCGCATCCACGCCAAGGGCTCCTACGAGAGCGCACGCATCCTGATGAACCTGCACAACAACGAGGCCGGCCGCCGGGTGAGCGTCCCGTCCCGCCGCGGGTCTGGGAGGGGCCGGGGCTCCCgtctctccctgtgtctctgcGACTCTCTTCCTGTCTCCGCCTCCCTTCCTAGCTTTTCCGGCCTATTTCCCCCCTGCCTGCTCCTCTCTGTCCCTCCACTCCCCTCAGCCAGCTCCCCACAGTCCTCCCTGGAGAGGGGTGCACACCCCAGAAAGGCCTCCTGGAGCGGAAGCAGCCTGCCGTGGCCAGCTCCAGCCAAGGGGCGCCTGCAGTGGCCTGAGAAAGATCTTTCTCCGCCTCTTTAATTAGTCCCCAGTGCAATTGGCCAGGCCAGAGCTAAACATGCTGCTTAGGTTCGCAGCCCTCCTCCCTGGAACAAGTCTGTGGCTGTGATTAAGTCGGGGAGAGGGAGTTAGTTATTTATTTCAGTAGGTGCCCAGTTGAGCAAGCCCTCGCCCAGCTCCCGGGTTacctcctcccctctctgtgcCCCTCCTTGTGTCCTCGACAGCAGGCCTGATGGATTGAGGGTTTGTAAAAAGAGCTTTTCTAGGAAAACTCTCCAACCAACGGGGTGGAATTTCGTAGGTCTGACGATCAGGcctggaagggaagagagagggccTCGGAAGTGTCCAGAAAGTCCTCCCAAGGCAGCccacttccccaccccatcccccatttcactctttccttcccctgGTGGGACTGTGCAAAGCTCCCTCACAATAGTTAAAAAGACCTTTTTTTCCTGCGGTTAAACACATGGCACTTTATGGCTGCTTTAAAATGAAGGGGTGAAAACTTTTCCTAACTTTGGCAGCACTGAAAACCAGGaccattatttttttcagagaaccCAAGGTGGGTGCCAGGAACTTTCTGGTCAGAGATCTCACTCTTCTGTGTTTTGGGGTGAGGAACAGGAATGGTAATCACAGAGTAACATCCAGGGGGCAGGAAGGAACCTGAGAGCCCCCCGGCCGCACACCCTCACGTGAAAGATGGGAAACTGAGACTGGAGAACCACTTCCAGGTGGGGGCAGAGAATTAGGGGATGGAGCTGTCAGCCCAGGCACTTTTTCCCTTAAACTAAGGCGTTGCAGCTCAGGGGTAAAGGGCTGCAGGTTTGGGGATTAAAGAAATCTAGGTTAACACCCTGCTCTGTTTCTGAGCCTCCGTTGCCCCATCTGCTCACCGGTTAGATGGACATTAACACTGTCGCTTGGGGTTGCTGTAAGGACTCACTGGGGTCATACAATAGACTGAACCTTGTTATCAACACTTGGCCACTTCTGAGTTCTAATTAATAAGGCTCAACCGAAGGGCTGAGTTCAGTGTCAACCAGTGGTAAGTGCTTGATGATGATAACTGAGTCCCTAGACCTAATGAAGCAGAGCACATGGGAAAGTGTGTGAACCCAGACCCCTCCAGGTAACCTGTTTCTTCTCAACTTGACTATGTGGGGGTCACAGAAGGACTCAACTCTGCAGAATCTTACCTGTGATGCCTGAGGGGTCAGATGGTTGCTCCAGGGGAGTGTGGCCACTCCTCTCTGAGGCTCCCCCTTGCTGGGGTGCCTATACCAGGGGTGGACTTTCTGCTCCTTGCAGCTGGCCCAGGCCTTGGAGTGGGCACGGCCACCCCACTGTCTCAGGAGCCTAGCACCTTGGTCCTGTTCTCTACCCAGCACACAACACCTTAATCTGCATGCAGGGCGCCCAGCGTCTCAGACCACAAATGCCTCCAGGACAGAGGTATGGCTGACTTGGGCCCCACTGTGTCCCTATCTGGTGCTTTCAGCCT from Capricornis sumatraensis isolate serow.1 chromosome 10, serow.2, whole genome shotgun sequence includes these protein-coding regions:
- the WNT5A gene encoding protein Wnt-5a, with protein sequence MSSKFFLMALAIFLSFAQVVIEANSWWSLGMNNPVQMSEVYIIGAQPLCSQLAGLSQGQKKLCHLYQDHMQYIGEGAKTGIKECQYQFRHRRWNCSTVDNTSVFGRVMQIGSRETAFTYAVSAAGVVNAMSRACREGELSTCGCSRAARPKDLPRDWLWGGCGDNIDYGYRFAKEFVDARERERIHAKGSYESARILMNLHNNEAGRRTVYSLADVACKCHGVSGSCSLKTCWLQLADFRKVGDALKEKYDSAAAMRLNSRGKLVQVNSRFNSPTTQDLVYIDPSPDYCVRNESTGSLGTQGRLCNKTSEGMDGCELMCCGRGYDQFKTVQTERCHCKFHWCCYVKCKKCTEIVDQFVCK